One genomic segment of Chloroflexi bacterium ADurb.Bin180 includes these proteins:
- the rsmI gene encoding Ribosomal RNA small subunit methyltransferase I produces the protein MDRLRAVGYNGSVMGVLYLVATPIGNLEDITLRALRILRESSLIAAEDTRTTAKLLSRYDIHTPMISYFEHNEVVRQGEILRALESGDVALVSEAGMPAISDPGFRLVQAVTQAGLPVTVVPGASALLSALAVSGLPTDSFVFLGFLPRKRAARITLLSEVRSERRTLVAYEAPHRLVETLEDVVATLGDRQVAVAAELTKLFEEVQRGSVSECLAHLREKPPRGEYTLVIEGAVDAPVTLWSEEEVSEALAALIQAGWSRRDAAAEISASSGWARRAVYRLAAGRLDLNIGDTK, from the coding sequence TTGGACAGGCTCCGGGCGGTCGGCTATAATGGCAGCGTCATGGGTGTGCTCTACCTGGTGGCGACGCCGATCGGCAATCTAGAAGACATCACGCTGCGCGCACTGCGGATTCTGCGCGAGTCGTCCCTCATCGCAGCAGAGGACACTCGGACCACAGCCAAGCTCCTCTCGCGCTATGACATCCACACGCCGATGATCAGCTACTTTGAGCACAATGAGGTTGTGCGTCAGGGGGAGATACTGCGCGCCCTCGAATCGGGCGATGTGGCACTGGTTTCCGAGGCGGGGATGCCGGCCATCTCGGACCCAGGTTTCCGTCTGGTGCAGGCAGTGACTCAGGCCGGGCTTCCGGTGACTGTCGTTCCTGGAGCGTCAGCGCTGCTGTCAGCTCTGGCGGTTTCGGGGCTGCCGACGGACAGTTTTGTGTTTCTGGGCTTTTTGCCACGCAAACGTGCAGCGCGGATCACACTGCTCTCCGAGGTTCGGTCGGAGAGGAGAACGCTCGTGGCCTATGAGGCACCCCATCGGCTGGTTGAGACACTCGAGGACGTCGTAGCCACGCTGGGCGACCGCCAGGTGGCTGTGGCGGCTGAACTGACCAAACTGTTCGAAGAGGTCCAGCGAGGTAGCGTGAGTGAGTGCCTGGCGCATTTGCGCGAGAAACCGCCACGCGGAGAGTACACGCTGGTGATCGAAGGTGCGGTTGATGCGCCGGTGACACTCTGGTCAGAGGAGGAGGTGTCTGAGGCGCTCGCCGCCCTGATTCAGGCTGGCTGGAGCCGACGTGACGCGGCGGCAGAAATCAGCGCGTCGAGTGGATGGGCGAGGCGAGCCGTCTATCGGCTGGCGGCCGGCCGTCTGGACTTGAATATCGGAGATACAAAGTAG
- the pds gene encoding 15-cis-phytoene desaturase, which produces MRIGIIGAGITGLTAAYELSKAGHQVTVLESTERAGGLARTFSDERWEWPLEIFYHHAFTSDQALLDLNRELGIADKMVFPLPVTAIWQNGTMNAFDSPLAVLQYPYLSFVDKMRVGLTTLYLRLTRNWHALEGITAEEWLLRYIGPHAYHALWEPLLANKMTRYYKEVNMAWFWARIHKRSQRLGYYQGSYQVLIDALVSRSQALGAQILYRQPVAAIAGIDGGVSVSTASQSTTFDAVVATVSPRTMLQLTPRLPPDYAQSLHGLRNLGALTLILAVERQVTDKLYWVNLPQGQFPFLAFVEHTNYQSPEHYGGDHIFYLGDYPAPDEPHWSASKEQLLEEFLPHLVKFNPRFDPSWIRRSWLFREEYAQPVPPVNHSQHIPAVKTPIAGLYLASMSQVYPWDRGTNYSVEMGQKVAQMLMANQVKA; this is translated from the coding sequence ATGAGAATCGGCATCATCGGCGCAGGCATCACGGGCCTGACCGCCGCCTACGAACTGAGCAAAGCAGGGCACCAGGTGACGGTGCTGGAGAGCACGGAGCGAGCGGGAGGACTGGCGCGAACCTTCAGCGACGAACGCTGGGAGTGGCCGTTGGAGATCTTTTACCACCATGCCTTCACCTCGGACCAGGCGCTGCTGGACCTGAACCGCGAACTGGGCATCGCGGACAAAATGGTCTTTCCCCTGCCAGTGACGGCCATCTGGCAGAATGGCACAATGAACGCCTTTGACAGCCCGCTGGCAGTGCTGCAGTACCCCTACCTGTCCTTTGTGGACAAGATGCGAGTGGGGTTGACCACACTCTATTTGCGGCTCACTCGAAACTGGCACGCGCTGGAGGGCATCACCGCCGAGGAGTGGCTCTTGCGCTATATCGGCCCCCACGCCTACCATGCCCTGTGGGAACCACTGCTGGCCAACAAGATGACCCGCTACTACAAAGAGGTCAACATGGCCTGGTTCTGGGCACGCATTCACAAGCGCAGCCAGCGGCTGGGCTACTATCAGGGCAGCTACCAGGTGCTGATCGATGCCCTGGTCTCACGCTCGCAGGCGCTGGGGGCGCAGATTCTGTACCGTCAGCCAGTGGCAGCTATCGCGGGGATCGACGGGGGAGTGTCGGTTAGCACGGCTTCTCAGTCAACGACCTTTGACGCGGTGGTGGCGACAGTCTCACCGAGAACCATGCTCCAGCTCACCCCGCGGCTGCCGCCTGACTATGCTCAGAGCCTGCACGGGTTGCGAAATCTCGGCGCACTCACCCTGATTCTGGCGGTGGAGCGCCAGGTGACCGACAAGTTGTACTGGGTGAACCTGCCTCAAGGCCAGTTCCCTTTTCTGGCCTTTGTCGAGCACACCAACTATCAGTCGCCGGAACACTACGGCGGCGACCACATTTTCTACCTGGGTGACTACCCGGCGCCGGACGAGCCCCATTGGAGTGCCAGCAAGGAGCAGTTGTTGGAGGAATTCCTGCCGCACCTGGTCAAGTTCAATCCGCGCTTTGACCCTTCGTGGATTCGCCGGAGCTGGCTGTTCCGCGAAGAGTATGCGCAGCCGGTGCCGCCAGTGAATCACAGTCAGCACATTCCCGCCGTGAAAACACCCATCGCTGGCCTGTATCTGGCCAGCATGAGCCAGGTCTATCCGTGGGATCGCGGCACGAACTATTCCGTTGAAATGGGCCAGAAAGTGGCTCAAATGCTAATGGCCAATCAGGTGAAAGCATGA
- the neoA gene encoding 2-deoxy-scyllo-inosamine dehydrogenase has protein sequence MRALLYDGQLRLANDHPQPRLIPGEAVIRVRLAGICNTDVEITRGYMGFQGVLGHEFVGIVEEAGDSRWVGQRVVGEINCYCGTCPTCRAGDVSHCPQRTTLGIGGRDGAMADYCLLPEVNLHVVPEQVPDEEAVFAEPLAAALEILEQVHIKPTQRVAVLGDGKLGLLVAQVMRLTGCDLVVVGRHADKLAILEHQGIATTMESGASDLRSDVVIDCTGQPDGFATGRAMVRPRGTYVLKSTFHGVNQVNLTSLVVDEVSLVGSRCGPFEPALRLLALRLIDVTSLVAGIYPLDQAVTAFAHARTRGALKVLIRP, from the coding sequence GTGCGAGCTCTGCTGTATGACGGCCAGCTCCGTCTGGCAAACGATCATCCCCAACCAAGGCTTATCCCCGGCGAAGCCGTGATTCGGGTGCGCCTGGCAGGCATCTGCAACACGGACGTTGAAATCACCCGCGGCTACATGGGTTTTCAGGGAGTGCTGGGGCACGAGTTCGTTGGTATCGTGGAAGAGGCAGGTGATTCGCGGTGGGTTGGCCAGCGCGTGGTAGGCGAGATCAACTGCTACTGTGGCACCTGCCCGACGTGCCGCGCGGGAGACGTGAGCCACTGTCCGCAACGCACGACGCTCGGTATCGGCGGGCGGGACGGAGCGATGGCCGATTACTGCCTCTTGCCGGAGGTGAACCTGCACGTCGTGCCCGAGCAGGTGCCAGACGAGGAGGCGGTGTTCGCCGAGCCCCTGGCCGCCGCGCTGGAGATCCTCGAGCAGGTGCACATCAAGCCTACGCAGCGCGTGGCGGTGCTGGGGGACGGCAAGCTGGGGCTTCTCGTGGCACAGGTCATGCGACTGACCGGCTGCGACCTGGTTGTGGTTGGCCGGCATGCCGACAAGCTGGCGATCCTCGAGCACCAGGGGATCGCCACGACTATGGAGTCTGGCGCCAGCGATCTCAGGAGCGATGTGGTTATTGACTGCACCGGGCAGCCGGATGGCTTTGCCACGGGCAGAGCCATGGTTCGCCCCAGAGGTACCTATGTCCTCAAGAGCACGTTCCACGGAGTGAATCAGGTCAATCTCACTTCGCTGGTGGTCGATGAGGTGAGCCTGGTCGGGTCGCGCTGCGGCCCCTTTGAGCCGGCGTTGCGTCTTCTTGCTCTGAGGCTGATCGACGTCACGAGTCTGGTGGCCGGCATCTACCCACTGGACCAGGCTGTCACGGCATTCGCGCATGCGCGAACGCGCGGGGCGCTGAAAGTACTCATTCGTCCGTGA
- the tuaD gene encoding UDP-glucose 6-dehydrogenase TuaD yields the protein MNEICVIGVGYVGLVTGACLADLGNRVVCLDVARDKIEGLKKGLLPIYEPGLEEIVRRNYEAERLIFTTDYDEGLRHAEFVFVAVGTPSGPDGEADLSYLRSAVVDIAKRLTRPLIIVNKSTVPIGTGDLVADIIREERADAAPFVVVSNPEFLREGSAVYDFMNPDRIVLGSTDRPAAWKVAELYAPLSAPIIVTDLRTAEMIKYASNAFLATKISFVNEMANICEAVGADVQEVTRGMASDRRIGPGHLEAGLGWGGSCFPKDVKALVHIAAMHGCHPQMLRAVTEINYDQRKRVIIKLREMLGTLRGKTVGLLGLSFKPNTDDMRDAPAIEVVHFLLNEGASVRAYDPVAMDNARKLLPQVTFCDNAYAVAEGADALVLVTAWNEFKHLDMGRIARSMHTAVLVDARNIYDRAKLRELGFAYYGIGRT from the coding sequence ATGAACGAAATCTGCGTTATTGGTGTGGGGTACGTAGGTCTGGTGACCGGTGCGTGTCTGGCCGACCTGGGCAATCGGGTGGTGTGCCTGGATGTGGCCCGTGATAAGATCGAGGGGCTGAAGAAGGGCCTGCTGCCCATCTACGAGCCGGGGCTGGAAGAGATCGTGCGCCGCAACTATGAAGCCGAGCGCCTGATCTTTACCACGGATTATGACGAGGGGCTGCGGCATGCCGAGTTTGTGTTCGTGGCGGTAGGCACGCCATCCGGGCCTGACGGCGAGGCGGATCTGTCCTACCTTCGTTCGGCGGTGGTGGATATCGCCAAGCGCCTCACGCGGCCTCTGATCATCGTCAACAAGAGCACGGTGCCAATCGGCACTGGCGACCTGGTTGCCGACATCATCCGCGAGGAACGAGCTGACGCTGCCCCGTTTGTGGTGGTATCGAATCCCGAGTTCCTGCGCGAAGGGTCCGCGGTGTACGATTTCATGAATCCGGACCGCATTGTGCTCGGTTCGACTGACCGCCCTGCAGCGTGGAAAGTGGCCGAGCTCTATGCGCCGCTTTCGGCGCCGATTATTGTCACTGACTTGAGGACCGCGGAGATGATCAAGTACGCATCGAACGCTTTCCTAGCCACGAAGATCTCCTTTGTCAACGAAATGGCCAACATCTGCGAGGCGGTAGGTGCTGACGTCCAGGAAGTGACCCGGGGCATGGCCAGCGACCGCCGCATTGGTCCAGGGCACTTGGAGGCCGGGCTTGGCTGGGGCGGCTCGTGCTTTCCGAAAGATGTCAAGGCGTTGGTGCATATCGCCGCTATGCACGGCTGCCACCCGCAGATGCTGCGAGCGGTCACCGAGATCAACTATGACCAGCGCAAGCGAGTCATCATCAAGCTGCGCGAGATGCTGGGCACCCTGCGCGGCAAGACGGTGGGACTGCTGGGTCTTTCGTTCAAGCCAAACACCGATGACATGCGCGACGCTCCGGCGATAGAAGTAGTGCATTTCCTGCTGAACGAGGGCGCGAGCGTGCGAGCCTATGACCCGGTGGCGATGGACAATGCGCGAAAACTGCTGCCGCAGGTCACTTTCTGCGACAATGCCTATGCCGTGGCCGAAGGGGCCGATGCGCTGGTTCTGGTGACAGCGTGGAACGAGTTCAAGCACCTCGATATGGGGCGGATCGCACGCTCGATGCACACAGCGGTCCTGGTGGATGCGCGGAACATCTACGACAGAGCCAAGCTGCGCGAGTTGGGCTTTGCCTACTACGGAATCGGGCGAACCTGA
- a CDS encoding bifunctional phosphoglucose/phosphomannose isomerase, translating into MPDLDSPATYAAHDLRGMLAHITGLPEQCERAWLESAGISFPEAFRKVTGVLILGLGGSAIGGDLLRCLIADECPVPVVLHRDYGLPGWVSERTLVLACSYSGNTEETLSAFGAAANAGARLFAMTTGGRLLQRARELGAVCYCYHYEAQPRAALGYSLMTLLRVMDRLGLVRDKSGEVAEAVTVMRSWLTEIGPEVAVTNNAAKALATRLYRRLPVIYGAEHLAEVARRWKGQFNENSKSWAVFDVAPELAHNTIAGYQSPARLAPLAHTVVLTAPSLHPRVQARLQFARELLSSRGFASEAVEGRGQSRLAQALSLVLFGDLVSYYLSLLYGVDPWEIANIDAMKRRMGAA; encoded by the coding sequence ATGCCTGACCTCGATTCCCCTGCAACCTATGCGGCGCATGACCTCAGAGGGATGCTGGCGCACATCACCGGATTGCCGGAGCAGTGCGAGCGGGCCTGGCTGGAATCCGCGGGGATCAGCTTTCCTGAGGCGTTCCGGAAGGTCACCGGCGTTCTGATTCTGGGGCTCGGGGGATCCGCGATCGGTGGTGACCTGTTGCGTTGCCTGATCGCGGATGAATGTCCGGTTCCGGTCGTGCTGCACCGGGATTATGGGTTGCCTGGCTGGGTGAGCGAACGGACTCTGGTACTCGCCTGCAGCTATTCGGGCAACACCGAGGAGACGCTGAGCGCCTTTGGCGCCGCGGCCAATGCTGGCGCCAGGCTATTCGCTATGACGACCGGCGGGCGGCTGTTGCAGCGAGCCAGGGAACTGGGCGCGGTCTGCTACTGCTACCACTATGAGGCGCAGCCCAGGGCAGCCCTGGGCTATTCGCTGATGACCCTGCTGCGCGTGATGGACAGGCTGGGCTTGGTGCGGGACAAATCGGGCGAGGTGGCCGAGGCGGTGACCGTCATGCGTTCGTGGCTCACCGAGATCGGTCCTGAGGTGGCAGTGACCAATAATGCTGCCAAGGCACTGGCCACGCGTCTTTACCGACGGCTGCCGGTGATCTATGGCGCGGAGCACTTGGCTGAGGTAGCCCGGCGATGGAAGGGGCAGTTCAACGAAAACAGCAAGTCGTGGGCGGTCTTTGATGTGGCTCCAGAGCTGGCGCACAACACGATTGCGGGATATCAGAGCCCGGCGCGGCTGGCTCCTCTGGCTCACACGGTGGTGTTGACGGCGCCTTCGCTTCATCCACGGGTGCAAGCGCGGCTGCAGTTCGCCAGGGAATTGCTCTCGTCGCGGGGCTTTGCCAGCGAGGCCGTGGAGGGCAGAGGGCAGAGCAGGCTGGCTCAGGCTCTGTCACTGGTCCTGTTTGGCGACCTGGTCAGCTACTATCTGAGTCTGTTGTATGGTGTGGATCCGTGGGAAATCGCCAACATCGATGCGATGAAGCGCCGCATGGGCGCGGCGTGA